The Enhydrobacter sp. sequence AACAGGACGCCGGCCGGGATCGCGACCGCCCCCACCGCCGCCGCCTGCAGCCAGCGCCGGCGGGTCCAGGGCCGGGGCACCGGCCGTCGGCTTCTCAGATGCGGCCCGAGGATATCGGCCCGTTGCCAGACCGCCTGCGCGCGCTGCCAGGCCGCCTCGTGCGCCGGGTCGGCCGTGCGCCATCGGTCGAAGGCACGGCGGTCCCTCTCGTCGGCCGACTTGTCGCGCAACACGACCAGCCAGCGCAGCGCCTCCTCGATCAGCAAGTCCCGGGCTCGATCCGACATGGTGCTCCACGGCGGTCGGGCCGCCGATCGTGTCTCCTTACCCGTTGGACGCGCGGGAAGCGACCCAGCGTGAGCCTGTAACGATTATTTGTCGATCGGCGGTTGGTCGTCGGCGGCCATCTCGCGCTCGATCGCCGCCAGGGCCCTGACCATGTGGGTCACCACGGTGTTGCGGCTGATGCCGAGGCGCCGGCCGATTTCGGCGAGGCTCAGCCCCTCGAACTTGCCCAGCACGAAGACCTCGCGGCAGCGCGGCGACAGGCCCTCGACCATCCGCGCGAGCCGCGCGAACTCGCTGCGGTGGAGCACGACGTTTTCCGGCGACGGCTGCCGGTCGGCCACCGCCTCGACGACCTGCGGCGCGGCCTGCAGCTCGATCCGCTGGCCGACATGGCGCTGGTGATCGATCGCGAGATTGGCGGCGATGGAGAACAGGAAGCCGCGCGGATTGTCGATCGCGGCGGCGTTCTGCGCGTTGGCCGCGCGCAGCCACGTTTCCTGCGTCAGATCCTCGGCGAGGGTCGCGTTGCTCAGCCGCCGCTGCAGGAAGCGCAGCAGCGCCGAGCGATGCCGGGCGAAGCTGGACAGCAGGCGGTGATGGTCGGCCATGGGCTCCCGTCGGTCGATGCCATGGCTGTAGCGATATTGAGAATGATTCGCAAGTCAGTTACGATTCGAGGAGCGCGGCCACCTGGCGGTCGATGAAGGCGGCATCCTCTGGATTGTCGCGCGGATTGCCGGCGCGATGGCCCCAGATCGAGGGGATCTCGACCAGGCGCGCGTCCCTGAGATGCGGCAGCTCGGCGCGATTGTCGTCGGTCTGGAAATAGAGGTCGGTCGCCGACGGCATCAGCAGCACGCGCGCCTTGATGCCGGCCAGCGCCGTCCGAAGGTCGCCGCGATAGAGCTCGTTGGCCGAGATGTCGGAATGCTGCCAAGTCCGGAGCTGGGCCAGCAGGTCGTGCAGGTTGCGCCGCAGGAAGCCCGCTTCCCACGAGCGCACCAGGAAGTCCTCGAGATCGCGGAAGCCAAGCCCGCGCCACAGCTCGCGGCGGTAGAAGGTCTGGCTCAGCGCCCAGCCGGCATAGATGCGGCCCATGGCGCGCAGCCCCTGCTCGGGCGTCGCGGCCGCCTGCAAGGTGGCGCGGATGCCTTCGAGGAAGACGAAGTTGTGCGGTGCCGTCCTGGCCGAGCCGCAGTTCACGACGATGCGCTCGACCGCGTCGCCGAACAGCGCCGCCCAGTGATAGGCCTGCTGCGCGCCCATCGACCAGCCATAGACCAGCTTCACGCGCTCGACGCCGAACACCTCCGCCAGCAGTCGGCGCTGCTGCATCACGTTGTCGTAGGTGGTGACCTCGGGGAAGCCGCCCGGCGTGTTGGAGGGCGAGCTCGAGAGCCCGTTGGTGAACATGTTGGGGATGACGACGAAGTAGCGGCTTGGATCGAGCGCGTGCTCGGGCGACACCAGCCACTCGATGTCGGTGTGGTGCGCCGAATAGCTGGTCGGATAGACGATGACGTTGTCGCGCCTGGCCGACAGCGTACCGAAGGTCTTGTAGACGATGCGCGCGTCCCTGAGCGTCCCGCCGCGCTGCAGGGCGACGTCGCCGCACGCGAAGATGCCTTCTTCAGCTCTCATAGGAGCGCGCCCAACCCCTTCGGTGTCATCCCGAGCCGAAGGCGAGGGATCTTTTGCGACGCCGAAGGATCCCTCGCGTGCGCTCGGGATGACACCGAACTTGTAATAGCCGCCACTACTTCATCGGCTCCCACAGCGACTCGCGGTAGGCGCGCTCGACGCGCGCCTCGCCGCTCGCCTTGTCGGCCTCGCTCAGGCCGAGCTGGTCGCCGATGATGCGGGCGATCGAGGGGAAGGCGCCCTTGGGTTGGGCGTACTCGCCGCTCCAGAGCTTGGCGCGCAGCAGCGCCTTGGCGCAGTGGAGATAGGCCTGGCGCACCGACACCACGATGGCGCATCGGGGCGCCTTGCCCTGCACCGCCATCGAGGCCAGCAGCTCGGGATCGACCGAGAGCCGGGCGGTGCCGGCGAGCCGCACCGTCTCGTTCACGCCCGGCAGCAGGAAGATCAGCGCGATCTCCGGGTTCGCCAGCAGGTTCCCGAGCGAATCGAGCCGGTTGTTGCCCGGCCGGTCGGGGATGGCGACGGTCTTCTCGTCCAGCACCTTGAACGAGCCCGGCGGGTCGCCGCGCGGCGTCACGTCCTCGCGGCCCTCGGCGTCGGACGTGGCGAG is a genomic window containing:
- a CDS encoding RNA polymerase sigma factor, which translates into the protein MADHHRLLSSFARHRSALLRFLQRRLSNATLAEDLTQETWLRAANAQNAAAIDNPRGFLFSIAANLAIDHQRHVGQRIELQAAPQVVEAVADRQPSPENVVLHRSEFARLARMVEGLSPRCREVFVLGKFEGLSLAEIGRRLGISRNTVVTHMVRALAAIEREMAADDQPPIDK
- a CDS encoding alpha/beta fold hydrolase, producing MRAEEGIFACGDVALQRGGTLRDARIVYKTFGTLSARRDNVIVYPTSYSAHHTDIEWLVSPEHALDPSRYFVVIPNMFTNGLSSSPSNTPGGFPEVTTYDNVMQQRRLLAEVFGVERVKLVYGWSMGAQQAYHWAALFGDAVERIVVNCGSARTAPHNFVFLEGIRATLQAAATPEQGLRAMGRIYAGWALSQTFYRRELWRGLGFRDLEDFLVRSWEAGFLRRNLHDLLAQLRTWQHSDISANELYRGDLRTALAGIKARVLLMPSATDLYFQTDDNRAELPHLRDARLVEIPSIWGHRAGNPRDNPEDAAFIDRQVAALLES
- a CDS encoding MSMEG_1061 family FMN-dependent PPOX-type flavoprotein → MPDALSPSFVPALLGPEEARALVASYPPVSALAEKKDIGRIDPHIRRYIELSPICFLATSDAEGREDVTPRGDPPGSFKVLDEKTVAIPDRPGNNRLDSLGNLLANPEIALIFLLPGVNETVRLAGTARLSVDPELLASMAVQGKAPRCAIVVSVRQAYLHCAKALLRAKLWSGEYAQPKGAFPSIARIIGDQLGLSEADKASGEARVERAYRESLWEPMK